Proteins from one Xenorhabdus griffiniae genomic window:
- a CDS encoding MFS transporter, protein MNTIQSVSEKSAVSDVERDVENTVNHGYKGKQPYIQREDAVYLRVTLSFFAVGLATFALLYFVQPILPILSDEFDISPANSSLALSLSTGMLSLGLLITGPLSDALGRKHVMVVSLIAAAIFTLLSSVVTSWHGILAMRALVGLSLSGVAAVAMTYLSEEIHPSYVALSIGLYISGNSIGGMSGRLIAGVIADHYSWRIAVLLLGTFALISALAFWKMLPESRHFKSSSLKPKSLLINLKLHLRDQGLPLLFAEAFLLMGSFVTMFNYIGYRLLEAPYHLSQTIVGLLSIVYLTGTYSATKAGGLISKHGRGTVLLAAISMMLIGCLITLFFPIWAVILGVMILTTGFFAAHAVASGWIGQRAKRAKAQASSLYLFCYYSGSSIAGTLGGIFWFYFAWNGVAAFISLLMIVAIYLGLKLNKLPK, encoded by the coding sequence GTGAATACAATCCAAAGCGTCAGTGAAAAATCAGCAGTCTCTGACGTCGAAAGAGATGTTGAAAACACAGTTAATCATGGATACAAAGGTAAACAGCCTTACATTCAACGTGAAGATGCTGTATACCTGCGAGTCACTCTCTCGTTCTTTGCCGTAGGACTGGCAACATTTGCATTACTCTATTTTGTTCAACCCATTTTGCCAATTTTGTCAGATGAATTTGACATCTCGCCAGCCAATAGTAGTTTGGCTTTATCCCTGTCCACTGGGATGTTATCCCTCGGTCTATTAATAACTGGCCCTTTATCCGATGCACTTGGCCGTAAACATGTCATGGTAGTATCACTCATTGCTGCCGCCATTTTTACTCTCCTAAGCTCTGTTGTAACAAGTTGGCACGGGATTTTGGCTATGCGCGCACTGGTGGGGTTATCATTAAGTGGTGTTGCTGCTGTCGCGATGACTTATTTAAGTGAAGAGATCCATCCCAGTTATGTAGCTTTATCTATCGGCCTCTATATCAGTGGTAATTCAATAGGGGGAATGAGTGGACGTTTGATTGCTGGTGTGATCGCTGATCACTATTCATGGCGGATTGCCGTTCTCTTACTTGGTACATTTGCTTTAATCTCCGCTCTTGCGTTTTGGAAGATGTTACCGGAATCCAGGCACTTTAAATCCAGCTCATTAAAACCTAAATCATTACTTATCAATTTGAAGCTACACCTGCGTGATCAAGGTCTTCCCCTGCTCTTTGCCGAAGCTTTTTTGCTTATGGGAAGTTTTGTCACTATGTTTAACTATATTGGTTATCGGTTATTAGAAGCCCCTTATCATTTAAGCCAAACTATAGTTGGTTTATTATCTATCGTTTATTTAACAGGAACTTACAGCGCAACTAAAGCTGGCGGATTAATAAGTAAGCATGGAAGAGGAACAGTATTGTTAGCCGCTATTAGTATGATGTTAATAGGTTGCTTAATCACCCTATTTTTCCCTATCTGGGCGGTAATACTGGGAGTGATGATATTGACAACAGGCTTCTTTGCCGCTCATGCTGTTGCTAGTGGATGGATAGGACAGAGAGCCAAGCGCGCCAAAGCACAAGCTTCATCACTCTATTTATTCTGTTATTACTCCGGTTCCAGTATTGCAGGAACATTAGGTGGAATATTTTGGTTCTATTTTGCATGGAATGGCGTTGCTGCGTTTATTTCATTATTAATGATAGTTGCTATTTATTTAGGCTTAAAACTCAATAAATTACCAAAATAA
- a CDS encoding YdgA family protein has protein sequence MKKSLVAVSVVVALGAVWTGASWYTGKKLEDHLDGFIKQANTELAKSFPESGIEWQAKDVKRGIFSSDVRLILNIKNGVKNADIPPNEEIIFKSTIDHGPFPISNLKRFNLIPQMASVHAELEKSDALKKLFNITNEKSLFNLDAKVSYSRALSANIDLIPINHTETTENNDQRVLSFSGAKIRADVNRDLSEFSFTVKSDELSFSDPTKKESIALKGIDFKGDNKKGKFDIYTGDQSYSIGEFSMNGIPNEPDIALKGIKVTSNLGEDKDNLNIKIVYSIDGVKIKDIEFGSGKLALGMEKLDGPSVRKFTQAYNDAAEAALTTDHVSYDATSLAILSNLHLLLNNNPQFSVSPFSWKNSKGESSVDFNLSLQNIPEDKSALQLMGPEEMIHTLVQELSLHINVPKAMLIESIAQSAMLDGQDKDTAEAQAEQQVEMIIQKGIEYKILTDKDGIIGLNFLYANDKVKLNDKESNLHQFLLDNGLAE, from the coding sequence ATGAAAAAATCGTTAGTTGCAGTAAGCGTTGTTGTTGCTCTGGGTGCTGTATGGACAGGAGCATCATGGTATACAGGTAAGAAACTTGAAGATCATTTAGATGGCTTCATAAAACAGGCAAACACAGAACTGGCAAAATCGTTTCCTGAAAGCGGTATAGAATGGCAAGCAAAAGATGTCAAACGAGGTATTTTCAGCTCCGATGTCCGTTTGATCCTAAACATCAAGAATGGTGTAAAAAATGCCGATATCCCACCAAATGAAGAAATCATTTTTAAATCGACAATCGATCATGGGCCATTTCCGATCTCTAACTTGAAGAGATTCAATCTGATCCCCCAAATGGCCTCTGTCCACGCAGAACTGGAGAAAAGTGATGCGTTGAAAAAACTATTTAATATCACAAACGAAAAATCGCTGTTTAACTTAGATGCTAAAGTCAGTTATAGTCGTGCGCTCTCTGCTAACATTGATCTGATCCCTATTAATCATACGGAAACGACTGAAAATAATGACCAACGGGTTCTGTCATTTTCAGGTGCAAAAATCCGTGCCGACGTCAATCGTGATCTCAGTGAATTTTCCTTCACAGTCAAAAGTGATGAACTGTCTTTCAGTGATCCGACCAAAAAAGAGTCAATTGCACTGAAGGGTATTGATTTTAAAGGGGATAACAAAAAAGGAAAATTCGATATCTATACCGGAGATCAAAGCTACAGTATTGGCGAATTCAGCATGAATGGAATTCCTAATGAGCCAGATATCGCTCTTAAAGGAATAAAAGTGACATCCAATTTAGGTGAGGATAAAGACAATCTGAACATCAAAATCGTTTATAGCATTGATGGTGTAAAGATTAAAGATATAGAGTTTGGCTCTGGTAAGTTAGCTCTGGGGATGGAAAAACTTGATGGCCCGTCTGTGCGTAAATTTACCCAAGCCTATAATGATGCGGCAGAAGCAGCCTTGACTACGGATCACGTATCTTATGATGCGACTTCCCTGGCGATCCTCAGTAACTTACATCTTCTCCTGAATAACAATCCACAATTCAGTGTTTCTCCTTTTAGTTGGAAAAACAGCAAAGGTGAAAGTTCAGTGGATTTCAACCTCTCCTTACAAAATATTCCAGAGGATAAAAGTGCATTGCAACTGATGGGACCAGAAGAAATGATTCATACCCTGGTTCAAGAGTTGTCTTTGCACATTAATGTACCGAAAGCCATGTTGATAGAATCTATTGCGCAGTCAGCAATGCTAGATGGTCAGGATAAAGATACCGCAGAAGCTCAGGCAGAACAGCAAGTTGAGATGATCATCCAAAAAGGGATTGAATACAAAATCCTGACTGATAAAGACGGTATCATTGGTCTTAACTTCCTCTATGCCAATGATAAAGTCAAATTAAACGACAAAGAGTCCAACTTACATCAATTCCTGCTTGATAATGGCCTTGCAGAATAG
- the fumC gene encoding class II fumarate hydratase has product MAATRIEKDSMGPIEVPADQLWGAQTQRSLEHFRISQEKMPVALIHALALTKQAAASVNMDLDLLPKERGEAIIAAAKEVLEGKHPTEFPLAIWQTGSGTQSNMNMNEVLANRGSEILGGKRGNERLIHPNDDVNKSQSSNDVFPTAMHVAAVTALREHLLPELNVLQKTLADKAEAFKDIVKIGRTHLQDATPLTLGQEISGWAAMLTHNLKHIEESIPHVCELALGGTAVGTGLNTHPEYAVRVAQKIAELSGHPFVTSPNKFESLATCDALVHSHGALKGLAASLMKIANDVRWLASGPRCGIGEISIPENEPGSSIMPGKVNPTQCEAMTMLCAQVMGNDVAINIGGSSGNFELNVFRPMVIHNFLQSVRLLADGMRSFNEHCAIGIEPNRDRITQLLNESLMLVTALNTHIGYDKAAEIAKKAHKEGLTLKQSALQLGYLTEAEFDAWVRPEDMVGSMK; this is encoded by the coding sequence ATGGCAGCCACTCGCATTGAAAAAGACTCAATGGGACCTATCGAAGTACCTGCTGACCAATTATGGGGGGCGCAAACTCAGCGCTCACTGGAGCATTTCCGCATTTCTCAGGAAAAAATGCCTGTTGCCTTGATTCATGCCCTTGCATTGACTAAACAAGCAGCGGCCAGCGTTAATATGGATCTGGACCTTCTACCTAAAGAGCGTGGTGAAGCAATTATCGCTGCGGCGAAAGAGGTGTTAGAAGGCAAACATCCAACAGAATTCCCTCTTGCTATCTGGCAGACCGGTTCGGGAACTCAAAGCAACATGAACATGAATGAAGTGTTGGCGAACCGTGGTAGTGAGATCCTTGGTGGTAAAAGGGGCAATGAACGTCTGATTCATCCTAATGATGATGTTAACAAGAGCCAAAGCTCTAATGACGTTTTCCCAACGGCCATGCATGTTGCAGCAGTTACTGCATTACGTGAGCATCTGTTACCAGAGTTAAACGTACTCCAAAAAACGCTGGCAGATAAAGCGGAAGCATTTAAAGATATCGTAAAAATTGGTCGTACTCACTTACAAGATGCAACGCCATTGACTTTAGGCCAGGAAATTTCCGGCTGGGCAGCTATGTTAACGCATAACTTGAAACACATTGAAGAGAGTATTCCTCATGTGTGTGAGCTGGCCCTGGGAGGAACTGCGGTAGGAACTGGTCTGAATACTCACCCTGAATATGCCGTCAGGGTTGCGCAGAAAATTGCTGAATTATCTGGCCATCCTTTTGTTACTTCGCCAAATAAATTTGAATCCCTGGCAACTTGTGATGCTCTGGTCCATTCACACGGTGCATTGAAAGGTTTGGCTGCATCATTGATGAAGATTGCTAACGATGTTCGTTGGTTAGCTTCTGGCCCTCGTTGTGGTATTGGTGAAATTTCCATTCCTGAAAATGAACCAGGCAGCTCCATCATGCCAGGCAAAGTCAATCCAACTCAGTGTGAAGCGATGACCATGTTATGTGCCCAAGTGATGGGTAACGATGTGGCCATTAATATTGGCGGTTCGTCTGGTAACTTTGAACTGAACGTATTCCGCCCAATGGTTATCCATAACTTCCTGCAATCTGTTCGTTTGCTGGCGGATGGTATGCGTAGTTTCAATGAGCATTGTGCTATTGGTATTGAACCTAATCGTGATCGCATCACCCAATTGCTGAATGAATCACTGATGCTGGTAACGGCATTAAATACTCATATCGGTTACGATAAAGCGGCTGAAATTGCTAAAAAAGCACATAAAGAAGGTTTGACGTTGAAACAATCAGCACTTCAGTTAGGGTATTTAACTGAAGCTGAATTTGATGCATGGGTTCGTCCAGAAGATATGGTTGGCAGCATGAAGTAA
- the manA gene encoding mannose-6-phosphate isomerase: MLKMTNKIQHYDWGSKTALTDIYGIENADNQPMAELWMGAHPKCSSQVTDPQTGETIALNILIDKEPEKYLGEKVAQQFQRLPFLFKVLCAAQPLSIQVHPDKTSAEIGFAKENAQGIPLDSAQRNYKDDNHKPELVYALTSFKAMNAFRPLSEIAQLLDYVSAAHPDIQTFLQQPTEQNLAFLFSQLLNMQGEQKQLAMAVLKSALNCHQGEPWDTIKNMTSFYPDDNGLFAPLLLNVVELEPGQAMFLYARTPHAYLDGVALEVMANSDNVLRAGLTSKHIDVPELMANLDFIPKAADTLLTVPRQEKDALNYPVPVNDFCFSVYSVSEQPISLENDAASVLFCIEGQAVISTDKQQLKLLSGESIFLPAIEKAVTVYGRGRIARVSN; the protein is encoded by the coding sequence ATGCTGAAAATGACCAACAAAATCCAACATTATGACTGGGGAAGCAAAACCGCTCTGACGGATATTTATGGTATCGAGAACGCGGATAATCAGCCGATGGCAGAGCTATGGATGGGCGCACATCCAAAATGTAGTTCACAGGTAACAGATCCTCAAACGGGTGAAACTATCGCCTTAAATATTTTGATCGATAAAGAACCAGAGAAATACCTTGGAGAAAAAGTAGCCCAGCAATTCCAACGTTTGCCTTTCCTGTTCAAAGTATTATGTGCAGCTCAACCACTGTCTATTCAAGTGCATCCTGATAAGACATCAGCAGAAATAGGTTTTGCCAAAGAAAATGCACAAGGGATACCGTTAGACTCAGCACAACGCAACTACAAAGATGATAATCACAAACCTGAATTGGTCTATGCGCTGACGTCATTCAAGGCCATGAATGCTTTTAGACCGTTATCTGAGATCGCACAATTATTGGATTATGTTTCTGCCGCGCATCCAGATATTCAAACCTTCCTCCAGCAACCAACTGAACAAAATCTGGCGTTTCTGTTTTCACAATTATTGAATATGCAAGGCGAACAAAAACAGTTGGCGATGGCGGTCTTAAAGTCAGCATTAAACTGTCATCAGGGCGAGCCGTGGGATACCATCAAAAACATGACCTCATTCTATCCCGATGATAATGGGCTGTTTGCACCACTCTTACTCAATGTCGTTGAACTTGAACCCGGTCAGGCGATGTTTCTATATGCTCGCACACCCCACGCCTATCTTGATGGCGTTGCCTTAGAGGTTATGGCCAATTCTGACAATGTGTTGCGTGCTGGTTTAACCAGCAAGCATATTGATGTCCCTGAATTAATGGCTAATCTGGATTTTATTCCAAAAGCTGCCGATACTTTGCTAACCGTGCCAAGGCAGGAAAAAGATGCGCTGAATTACCCTGTTCCTGTTAATGATTTTTGTTTTTCTGTTTATTCTGTTTCAGAACAACCAATCTCATTGGAAAATGATGCAGCATCGGTTCTATTTTGTATTGAAGGGCAAGCAGTGATCAGCACTGATAAACAGCAGTTGAAATTACTTTCAGGTGAATCAATTTTCTTGCCTGCTATTGAAAAAGCCGTCACTGTTTATGGTAGGGGAAGAATAGCCAGAGTATCTAATTAA
- the add gene encoding adenosine deaminase: protein MIDIQLPLTDLHRHLDGNIRPETILDLARQHNIPLPAYELEALRPHVQIIENEPNLVSFLQKLDWGVTVLADLEACRRVAIENVEDAVNAGLDYAELRFSPYYMAMKHQLPVEGVVEAVIDGIHSASQQHDIQIRLIGILSRTFGEKACTEELAGLLAHKQHITALDLAGDELGFPGHLFEQHFIRARDAGWNISVHAGEAAGAESIWHAIRELGATRIGHGVKAITDPALMDYLAKHGIGIESCLTSNLQTSTVSSLQAHPLKQFLEHGILASINTDDPAVEGIEIRHEYHVAAPAAGLSPALIRQAQINGLATAFLSDAEKQALKAKVANR from the coding sequence ATGATTGACATACAGCTTCCACTGACCGATCTTCACCGTCACCTTGACGGTAATATCCGTCCTGAAACTATTTTGGATCTTGCGCGTCAACATAATATCCCACTCCCAGCTTATGAGCTGGAAGCATTACGTCCGCATGTCCAAATCATTGAAAATGAGCCTAACCTTGTCAGCTTCCTGCAAAAATTAGACTGGGGTGTGACTGTACTTGCCGATTTAGAAGCTTGCCGCAGAGTCGCCATTGAAAACGTTGAAGATGCGGTCAATGCGGGTCTTGATTACGCTGAACTGCGTTTCTCTCCTTATTACATGGCAATGAAACACCAACTTCCCGTTGAAGGCGTCGTGGAAGCAGTAATCGATGGCATTCACTCAGCAAGCCAGCAACATGATATTCAGATCCGTTTAATTGGTATCCTGAGCAGAACATTTGGGGAAAAAGCGTGCACCGAAGAACTCGCTGGACTTCTTGCTCATAAACAACATATCACTGCATTAGATCTGGCTGGTGATGAATTAGGCTTCCCCGGTCATCTCTTTGAACAACATTTTATCCGAGCACGTGACGCAGGTTGGAATATTAGCGTACATGCAGGTGAAGCCGCAGGTGCGGAAAGCATCTGGCACGCTATTCGGGAATTGGGTGCAACTCGTATTGGCCACGGAGTCAAAGCAATCACTGATCCAGCCCTAATGGATTATTTGGCTAAACATGGTATCGGGATTGAATCCTGTCTGACATCAAACTTGCAAACCAGCACAGTCAGTTCCTTACAAGCTCACCCGCTGAAACAGTTCCTTGAACACGGGATCCTAGCATCAATCAATACAGATGATCCGGCAGTAGAAGGCATTGAAATTCGCCATGAGTATCACGTTGCTGCGCCAGCAGCGGGACTGTCTCCAGCGCTAATCCGACAGGCGCAGATTAATGGCTTGGCAACTGCATTCCTTAGTGACGCAGAAAAACAGGCACTGAAAGCAAAAGTCGCCAACCGCTAA
- a CDS encoding helix-turn-helix domain-containing protein: MKRLVKPVNSFKKVIDALLPYAELITADLSPQEKVIKIESEFAKFFLLDQGYINMRRINDDLIIATLFSPYIIGLSFYSGAEIYYSIELGESCKLYQIPRVSALNTIKKHDLYREWMRIISYKIAFLYARDISLFRHANKEIVCSLLSRLMTLPTEFRENITVIKYIEQRCTLSRSCIQRVLLTLKKDGCIEIIDGYLTKVLVLPIESYY; encoded by the coding sequence ATGAAAAGATTAGTTAAGCCAGTGAATTCCTTTAAGAAAGTGATCGATGCATTGTTACCATACGCCGAATTGATTACAGCTGATTTATCACCTCAAGAAAAGGTGATTAAAATAGAAAGTGAATTTGCTAAGTTTTTTTTATTAGATCAAGGATATATCAATATGCGCAGAATCAACGACGATTTAATCATCGCGACACTTTTTTCTCCCTACATTATCGGATTATCTTTCTATTCTGGAGCAGAAATCTATTATTCCATTGAGCTGGGGGAAAGCTGTAAACTTTATCAAATTCCCAGGGTTAGTGCATTGAATACGATAAAGAAGCATGATCTCTATAGAGAGTGGATGAGAATAATTTCCTATAAAATAGCTTTCTTATATGCCAGAGATATTAGCCTCTTCCGTCATGCTAATAAGGAAATCGTGTGTAGTTTGTTATCTCGCCTGATGACCTTACCGACAGAATTCAGAGAAAATATTACGGTAATTAAATATATAGAACAAAGATGCACACTTTCACGCAGTTGTATACAACGCGTGTTACTTACTCTAAAAAAAGATGGATGCATTGAAATTATTGATGGATATTTAACAAAAGTTTTAGTGTTACCGATTGAATCCTATTATTAA
- the mlc gene encoding sugar metabolism global transcriptional regulator Mlc: MSVDVQPSHIDQIRQTNIGLVYRLIDQYGPISRTALSKKAQLAPASITKITRELIDAHLVKETEFPDLGFRGRPAVGLKVDSKGWQFLCIRIDEGHIVIGLRDLSGNLVVEKQSVFSVSQHCSFLDCIVNEIDNFFLYHQSALERLTAISITINAIVDPVNGIIHSSPYYDIHDLPLGKFLHQRTGLPIFLQHGIAAWTIAESLYGAGKNYQNLIQIVIDDNVGAGVMTAGQMLHAGNHSVVEIGHIQIEPNGEHCYCGNIGCLETVVGIKKILQKFHAQTESQADSVTIDSFCQAVMEGDPRVTELVRDAGERIGRIMAIMVNIFNPERILIGSPLNNIKHILYPAIQQQITQRSLPGYSQQVDIVATQFNNTGTLPAAALIKQALYNGELLLELMQG; the protein is encoded by the coding sequence GTGAGTGTTGATGTTCAACCAAGTCATATTGACCAGATCAGACAAACTAACATTGGGTTGGTTTATCGGTTAATTGATCAATATGGGCCTATCTCGCGTACCGCACTTTCCAAAAAAGCTCAATTAGCGCCGGCCAGTATTACTAAAATCACACGGGAACTCATTGATGCACATTTAGTGAAAGAAACTGAATTTCCTGATCTCGGTTTTAGAGGTCGTCCTGCTGTTGGGTTGAAGGTAGATAGTAAAGGGTGGCAATTTTTATGTATTCGTATTGATGAAGGACATATTGTCATTGGGCTTCGTGACTTGAGCGGTAATCTTGTCGTTGAAAAGCAATCAGTATTTTCTGTGTCTCAGCATTGTTCTTTTTTAGATTGCATCGTTAATGAGATTGATAACTTCTTTTTGTATCATCAATCTGCTCTGGAACGTTTAACAGCCATCAGTATTACTATCAATGCGATAGTTGATCCGGTAAATGGGATTATCCATAGTTCACCCTACTACGATATCCACGATCTTCCTCTGGGAAAATTTTTACATCAACGCACAGGACTACCAATTTTTCTGCAACATGGCATAGCCGCATGGACAATCGCAGAATCTTTATATGGAGCAGGGAAAAACTACCAGAATCTTATCCAGATTGTTATAGATGACAATGTTGGCGCAGGAGTTATGACAGCAGGACAAATGCTCCATGCAGGAAATCATAGTGTCGTAGAAATTGGGCATATTCAAATCGAACCTAATGGCGAACATTGTTACTGTGGCAATATCGGCTGTCTTGAAACTGTGGTGGGTATCAAAAAAATTTTGCAAAAATTTCACGCCCAGACAGAAAGCCAAGCTGACTCCGTGACAATTGATTCATTTTGTCAGGCCGTTATGGAGGGAGATCCACGGGTAACAGAATTGGTTCGTGATGCAGGAGAACGAATCGGGCGCATCATGGCGATTATGGTCAATATCTTTAACCCCGAAAGGATCCTGATTGGTTCGCCGCTGAACAACATTAAACATATTCTCTATCCTGCCATTCAACAACAGATAACACAACGTTCACTTCCTGGTTATAGCCAACAAGTTGATATTGTGGCTACTCAATTTAACAATACAGGCACACTACCTGCGGCAGCCTTAATTAAACAGGCATTGTATAACGGTGAATTACTGCTTGAGCTAATGCAAGGATAG
- the tus gene encoding DNA replication terminus site-binding protein, which produces MNKYFSIESLTTCFKKQEEKLSELIELLMSYRLIDARVFELPKIEKGEEHEQITEIMVSPLQGNEALNVGLHFYQKLFIHHNNPNVSSKAASRLPGALCFAVNHPQYREAMAIINEVNQLKIELENIVTKESGISKEQRFEFVHDHLRGLITLNAYRTITPLLNPDSINFGWANKNIINKVTKQQILERLEKSYNAGRAVPPYSSDQWAALVALEITDIKKLPDDVVLKIKRPVKVQPITRVWYSEIQKQVQYACPVPVIVFYTEESEIKPKLGNLSNYNANAIKHKYKPKAQPLELVIPRLHLYKEI; this is translated from the coding sequence ATGAATAAGTATTTTTCAATAGAATCACTGACAACTTGCTTTAAAAAACAAGAAGAAAAGCTATCTGAACTGATTGAGTTGTTAATGAGTTACAGGCTTATTGATGCCCGGGTATTTGAATTACCGAAAATCGAAAAAGGTGAAGAACATGAACAAATAACCGAAATTATGGTCAGTCCGCTACAGGGAAATGAAGCGCTCAATGTAGGATTACACTTCTATCAGAAGCTATTCATACACCATAATAATCCGAATGTCAGCAGTAAAGCGGCTAGCCGCCTGCCTGGTGCCTTGTGTTTTGCGGTTAACCACCCGCAATATAGAGAAGCAATGGCAATCATTAATGAAGTAAACCAATTAAAAATAGAGTTAGAAAATATCGTTACCAAAGAATCAGGTATCAGCAAAGAACAACGTTTTGAATTTGTTCATGATCATTTGCGTGGCCTTATTACCCTGAATGCCTATCGCACTATCACTCCTCTATTAAATCCCGACTCCATTAATTTTGGCTGGGCTAATAAAAACATTATTAATAAAGTCACCAAGCAACAAATTCTGGAAAGGCTGGAGAAAAGCTATAATGCGGGCAGAGCAGTCCCTCCCTACTCCAGTGATCAATGGGCAGCACTGGTAGCATTGGAGATTACAGATATAAAAAAATTACCCGATGATGTGGTATTGAAAATTAAACGGCCAGTAAAAGTACAACCTATTACTCGTGTATGGTATTCAGAAATACAAAAGCAAGTCCAATATGCTTGTCCGGTTCCTGTGATTGTTTTCTACACAGAAGAAAGTGAAATCAAACCCAAACTCGGCAATTTGTCCAATTACAATGCCAACGCAATTAAACATAAGTATAAACCCAAAGCGCAGCCACTTGAGTTGGTCATTCCCCGCTTACATCTCTACAAAGAAATCTAA
- a CDS encoding LysR family transcriptional regulator: protein MTANIELRHLRYFIAVAEELHFGRAAERLNISQPPLSQQIQALETNINAKLLVRNNRNVNLTPAGQMFLQEAYQIISQVDAAATKAARMQQGELGEISIGFTSITPFIQKVTLSLRQFRERYPDVAIHMHQMNTKQQIAPLQTGRIDIGIMRNTSLPDNLEHQLLFRERFMLAVYDDHPLLKYANEGVNLEMLSDYPLVFFEHDVGTALYDEIISLLANVGVVPTISQEAGEAMTILGLVAAGLGVSIITESFTRMKLDGVQYLPLANNPAYSEVWLVKHKNHNNSAAADRLTHLLISNIVDEASR, encoded by the coding sequence ATGACTGCTAATATTGAGCTCAGACACTTACGTTACTTCATTGCTGTGGCAGAAGAGTTGCATTTTGGACGTGCAGCAGAACGATTGAATATCTCACAACCCCCATTAAGCCAGCAGATCCAAGCGCTGGAAACAAATATAAATGCCAAGTTACTGGTGCGTAATAACAGGAATGTTAATCTAACACCTGCCGGACAGATGTTTCTTCAGGAAGCATATCAAATCATTTCCCAGGTTGATGCTGCAGCAACCAAAGCTGCCAGAATGCAGCAAGGGGAGTTGGGGGAGATATCGATTGGCTTTACATCTATCACACCTTTTATACAAAAAGTAACACTGAGTTTACGTCAATTTCGGGAACGTTATCCTGACGTCGCCATCCATATGCATCAAATGAATACCAAACAGCAAATAGCACCTTTGCAGACAGGCAGAATCGATATAGGAATTATGCGTAATACGTCATTGCCCGATAATTTGGAGCATCAGTTACTTTTCCGCGAGCGTTTTATGTTGGCCGTATATGATGATCATCCTCTGCTGAAGTACGCTAATGAAGGGGTGAATTTGGAAATGCTATCTGACTATCCACTGGTGTTTTTTGAGCACGATGTAGGAACGGCACTGTATGATGAAATTATTTCCTTATTGGCTAATGTAGGAGTGGTTCCAACGATTTCCCAAGAAGCGGGAGAGGCAATGACGATATTAGGATTAGTCGCTGCGGGATTAGGGGTAAGCATTATTACAGAATCGTTTACTCGAATGAAACTGGATGGAGTTCAATATTTGCCTTTAGCAAACAACCCTGCTTACTCCGAAGTTTGGCTGGTTAAACATAAAAATCACAATAACAGCGCTGCGGCGGATCGGTTAACTCATCTCCTGATTTCAAACATTGTGGATGAAGCTAGTAGATGA